The proteins below are encoded in one region of Limnohabitans sp. 63ED37-2:
- a CDS encoding FAD-dependent oxidoreductase — translation MSNTLTVDVLIAGGGPCGLMLAIELGRRRIRCLLVDAKPGTAFNPQANATQARTMEHFRRLGFAHEIRSMGLPPDHPTDIAYLTRFAGTELARLRLPTAAAAPQAIKNMSGSWSAAELPHRVSQKFVEVCLHRHAQQQASVEMRYGWQLASFEDTEGGIKAMVQSVNGEEQLNVQAAYLVGADGARSMVRRELGIAWGGATGFKRKFMGGKMLAVYLKAPEFYARNPNDRSWMYVVVNPELRAFIMSVDGVSEFAFHIQMADDAATEALTEADARRLFAQAFGQPIDIDILSMATWMAGHALVAESFQKGRVFLGGDAAHLFTPTGGLGYNTAVEDAVNLSWKLASVLKGQAPAALLDSYHHERHALAVRNTGYARQFADSIGLFEAVPELEDKSPEGEAARSVASDYLNGHVRREFNIPGVTFGGRYDGSHIIVGDGTTAPPDAANSYTPCATPGGRPPHAWLPDGRSLFDTFHTEWTLLVLGPEPVDTTAFENAAATMGMDLRAVHHTSPEIFDLYQAPLVLIRPDQIVAWRGQGGEAAQPILAKVMGSGDTVQGHTTDPDLPA, via the coding sequence ATGTCCAACACATTGACAGTGGACGTCCTCATTGCGGGCGGCGGCCCTTGCGGGCTGATGCTGGCCATTGAGCTGGGCAGGCGCCGCATCCGCTGCCTGCTGGTCGATGCCAAGCCCGGCACCGCTTTTAACCCGCAGGCCAACGCCACCCAAGCACGCACCATGGAGCATTTCCGGCGTTTGGGCTTTGCACATGAAATCCGCAGCATGGGCTTGCCGCCCGACCACCCCACCGACATCGCCTACCTGACACGCTTTGCGGGCACCGAGCTGGCCCGCCTGCGCCTACCCACCGCTGCCGCAGCGCCACAGGCCATCAAAAACATGTCGGGCTCGTGGAGCGCCGCAGAGCTGCCGCACCGGGTGTCACAAAAATTCGTGGAGGTCTGCCTGCATCGACACGCCCAGCAGCAGGCCAGCGTCGAGATGCGCTACGGCTGGCAACTCGCATCGTTCGAGGATACCGAAGGCGGCATCAAAGCCATGGTGCAATCGGTCAATGGTGAAGAACAGCTGAACGTGCAAGCCGCTTACCTGGTGGGGGCCGACGGGGCACGCAGCATGGTGCGCCGGGAGCTGGGCATCGCCTGGGGCGGTGCCACCGGCTTCAAGCGCAAGTTCATGGGCGGCAAGATGCTGGCGGTCTACCTCAAGGCGCCCGAGTTTTACGCCCGCAACCCCAATGACCGCTCATGGATGTACGTGGTGGTCAACCCCGAGTTGCGTGCCTTCATCATGTCGGTCGACGGGGTGAGTGAGTTCGCCTTCCACATCCAAATGGCCGACGACGCTGCCACCGAAGCGCTGACCGAAGCCGACGCACGGCGCTTGTTTGCGCAGGCCTTTGGGCAGCCCATCGACATCGACATCCTCTCCATGGCCACCTGGATGGCGGGCCATGCGCTGGTCGCGGAGTCCTTCCAGAAAGGTCGCGTCTTTCTGGGCGGTGATGCGGCGCACCTGTTCACCCCCACCGGGGGCCTGGGTTACAACACAGCGGTTGAAGACGCCGTCAACCTGAGCTGGAAGTTGGCCAGCGTGCTCAAAGGCCAAGCACCAGCCGCCTTGCTGGACAGCTACCACCACGAACGTCACGCCTTGGCCGTGCGCAACACCGGCTATGCCCGCCAGTTTGCCGACTCGATTGGCCTCTTTGAAGCCGTGCCCGAACTTGAAGACAAGAGCCCTGAAGGCGAGGCAGCCCGGTCCGTCGCATCGGACTACCTCAACGGCCATGTGCGGCGCGAATTCAACATCCCAGGGGTGACTTTTGGTGGACGCTACGACGGCAGCCACATCATCGTGGGTGACGGCACCACCGCCCCGCCCGATGCCGCCAACAGCTACACGCCCTGCGCCACACCGGGCGGCAGGCCGCCTCATGCGTGGCTTCCCGATGGCCGTTCGCTCTTTGACACTTTCCACACCGAATGGACCTTGCTGGTCTTGGGTCCAGAGCCGGTCGACACCACCGCATTCGAAAACGCAGCGGCCACCATGGGCATGGATTTGAGAGCCGTGCACCACACCAGCCCCGAGATCTTTGACCTTTACCAAGCCCCCCTGGTCTTGATCCGACCGGACCAAATCGTGGCCTGGCGTGGACAGGGTGGCGAGGCGGCCCAACCCATCTTGGCCAAGGTCATGGGCTCAGGCGATACAGTCCAGGGTCACACCACGGACCCTGATCTGCCTGCATGA
- a CDS encoding dioxygenase family protein, with product MKNITRDNLTDTVKSSFANIDGERQRHLVNRLVHHLHAFASETGLSHDEWRDGIAFLHRMAEISSPSRSEFTLLSDVLGLSSLVDLLAARPGATEGSVLGPFHTRGSPWVDNGSNLINQNEGEAVLIQGRVTDTDGQPLANASIDFWQNADNGMYWQMDDSQPQDNLRCQLKVQADGRFELATIRPRPYMVPTDGPVGELLRMSHRDAWRPAHFHIIVEATGYRSLITEVFDEADPWVDKDAVFGVRASLVRPFTPASDAATAERMGLPAQYLSVELPIRLARED from the coding sequence ATGAAAAACATCACCCGAGACAACTTGACTGACACCGTCAAAAGCAGCTTTGCGAACATTGACGGTGAACGCCAACGCCACTTGGTCAACCGCCTGGTACACCACTTGCACGCATTTGCCAGCGAAACCGGCCTCAGCCACGATGAGTGGCGCGACGGCATCGCCTTCTTGCACCGGATGGCCGAAATCAGCAGCCCATCGCGCAGCGAGTTCACTTTGCTGTCTGATGTGCTGGGCCTGTCCTCGCTGGTGGACCTGCTGGCCGCGAGGCCCGGCGCCACCGAAGGCAGCGTACTCGGCCCCTTCCACACCCGCGGATCACCCTGGGTGGACAACGGCAGCAACCTGATCAATCAAAACGAAGGCGAGGCCGTGCTGATCCAAGGCCGTGTGACCGACACCGACGGACAGCCGCTGGCCAACGCCAGCATCGACTTCTGGCAAAACGCTGACAACGGCATGTACTGGCAAATGGACGACAGCCAGCCCCAGGACAACCTGCGCTGCCAGCTCAAGGTGCAGGCTGACGGTCGCTTCGAGCTGGCCACCATCCGCCCTCGTCCCTACATGGTGCCCACCGACGGTCCGGTGGGCGAGCTCCTGCGCATGTCGCATCGTGACGCCTGGCGCCCTGCGCATTTCCACATCATTGTCGAAGCCACCGGCTACCGCAGCTTGATCACCGAAGTGTTTGACGAAGCCGACCCTTGGGTCGACAAAGACGCCGTGTTTGGTGTGCGCGCTTCACTGGTTCGACCGTTCACACCTGCGTCTGATGCCGCCACGGCCGAGCGCATGGGCTTGCCCGCCCAGTACCTGAGTGTCGAGCTGCCGATACGGCTGGCACGCGAAGACTGA
- a CDS encoding fumarylacetoacetate hydrolase family protein, which produces MKLISYTQNNATRYGVLLGQTVVDIRHCMDQAPESINDFFAQASGNPALMASIAQRAAKASATPLDQVSLLPCVPRPSKILCLGVNYHDHAAEGGNKVADYPTIFFRGPSSLLAHGGTIPIPPISTSLDYEAELALVIGKTTRNVSEAEALDSVFAYACFNDATFRDYQRKTTQWTVGKNFDQTGGFGPHLVTADELPPGCVGLHIESRLNGQVMQSASTTDMVFHVAPTIAMMSACMTLEPGDVIVMGTPAGVGYARKPPVWMQPGDTIEIDIEGVGVLRNQVGLLAL; this is translated from the coding sequence ATGAAACTCATCAGCTACACACAAAACAACGCCACACGATACGGCGTCCTGCTCGGCCAAACCGTGGTGGACATACGCCACTGCATGGACCAAGCGCCCGAGAGCATCAACGACTTTTTTGCCCAAGCCAGCGGCAACCCTGCGCTGATGGCCAGCATTGCCCAGCGTGCGGCCAAGGCCTCGGCCACACCGCTTGACCAAGTCAGCTTGCTGCCATGTGTGCCCCGCCCCAGCAAGATCCTTTGCCTGGGCGTGAATTACCACGACCACGCCGCCGAAGGCGGCAACAAGGTGGCGGACTACCCGACCATCTTTTTCCGTGGCCCATCGTCTTTGCTGGCACATGGCGGCACCATCCCGATTCCGCCAATTTCCACATCGCTGGACTACGAGGCCGAGCTGGCCTTGGTGATCGGCAAAACCACCCGCAACGTTAGCGAGGCTGAGGCGCTCGACTCGGTGTTTGCCTATGCGTGCTTCAACGATGCCACCTTCCGCGACTACCAGCGCAAAACCACCCAGTGGACCGTGGGCAAGAACTTTGACCAAACCGGCGGCTTTGGCCCCCACTTGGTCACGGCCGACGAGTTGCCGCCCGGTTGTGTGGGCCTGCACATCGAGTCGCGGCTAAACGGGCAAGTGATGCAAAGCGCCAGCACCACCGACATGGTGTTCCATGTGGCGCCCACGATTGCCATGATGTCGGCTTGCATGACGCTCGAGCCCGGTGACGTGATCGTCATGGGCACGCCCGCAGGTGTAGGTTATGCCCGCAAGCCGCCCGTGTGGATGCAGCCGGGCGACACGATAGAGATCGACATCGAAGGCGTTGGCGTTTTGCGCAACCAAGTCGGCCTGCTGGCCTTGTGA
- the ylqF gene encoding ribosome biogenesis GTPase YlqF — protein MAIQWFPGHMHLTRKAIGERIKEIDVVIEMLDARLPGSSANPMLAELIKGKPALKILSKQDLADPVRTAQWLAHYNAMPGVRAIGLDTSMSSPAKALIDACQQLAPNRGGMVKPMRVLICGIPNVGKSTLINTLKGKRAAKTGDEAGVTKQEARIALADDFYLYDTPGVLWPRIIVAQSGYNLAASGAIGVNAFDEEEVALELLNYLIPQYPQALADRYKIDDVQSHTDQTLLEAIGRVRGAMQSGGRINTTKAAHIAIHDFRSGALGRVTIETPEQFAQWLAEGKKADAERAVRKEAIEKTKKPARK, from the coding sequence ATGGCGATTCAATGGTTTCCCGGACACATGCACCTCACGCGCAAGGCGATCGGGGAGCGTATCAAAGAGATTGACGTCGTCATCGAAATGCTGGACGCCCGCCTGCCGGGGTCGAGTGCCAACCCCATGTTGGCCGAGCTGATCAAGGGCAAGCCCGCGCTCAAGATCCTGAGCAAACAAGACCTGGCCGATCCGGTCCGCACGGCGCAGTGGCTGGCCCACTACAACGCCATGCCCGGTGTTCGCGCCATTGGCCTGGACACCAGCATGAGCTCGCCCGCCAAAGCGCTGATCGACGCCTGCCAGCAACTGGCCCCCAACCGGGGCGGCATGGTCAAGCCCATGCGGGTGTTGATTTGCGGCATCCCCAACGTGGGTAAGTCCACGCTGATCAACACCCTCAAAGGCAAACGCGCCGCCAAAACCGGTGACGAAGCCGGTGTGACCAAGCAGGAGGCACGCATCGCACTGGCCGATGACTTTTACCTGTACGACACCCCCGGCGTGCTGTGGCCGCGCATCATCGTGGCGCAAAGCGGCTACAACCTGGCCGCCAGCGGGGCCATCGGTGTGAACGCGTTTGACGAAGAAGAAGTGGCACTGGAGCTGCTGAACTACCTGATCCCCCAATACCCACAAGCACTGGCCGACCGCTACAAAATCGACGATGTGCAAAGCCACACCGACCAAACCCTGCTCGAGGCCATCGGCCGGGTGCGGGGCGCCATGCAAAGCGGCGGCCGCATCAACACCACCAAGGCCGCCCACATCGCGATCCACGACTTCAGATCCGGGGCCCTGGGCCGCGTGACCATCGAGACACCCGAACAATTTGCCCAGTGGCTCGCCGAAGGCAAAAAGGCCGATGCCGAACGGGCGGTGCGCAAAGAAGCCATCGAAAAGACCAAAAAGCCTGCACGCAAGTGA
- a CDS encoding carboxylesterase/lipase family protein, whose translation MSNLAHGLRLQLPTGWIEGVSSAAAGDTGSPALRIFKGIPYAAAPVGERRWQAPQPVSPWVGVRPCDRFGPVAAQAGLPGSADHAGDLDCLSLNVWCPPAGDGPWPVMVWIPGGGFMRGGASDALYDGSAMARQGIVFVSINYRIGVDGFMHFDDAAPNRGLQDQLAALHWVQEHIAMFGGDPRRVTVAGVSAGAGAITHLMGLSSSEALFERVILQSPSMQSHSLDDAQRIRHALAGVLGVAPTRQALAAVPLASLTRALASFMGNEVLKKQWGLRPRNYFPVRPVVDGQLIEMAPLPAIEKRLLSGGAKRAVLLGSNAEEMRFYLVPNGEIDRIDESRVWTFVEDIGWSAQTLAQTLDGYRAERPQISMGDALSRIQTDYFYGKPTLALAQLLHQAHCPTFLYRFEWPSPLYGGRLGAAHAMEIPFVLGNTPSSRAQEFIGAVAPPDLAHDMHTRWAMFVRGEAMSDWADADERWRVFKVG comes from the coding sequence GTGAGTAACCTAGCCCACGGTCTGCGCCTGCAACTGCCCACGGGTTGGATCGAAGGCGTCAGCAGCGCTGCTGCGGGGGATACCGGATCGCCCGCTTTGCGCATTTTCAAGGGCATCCCCTATGCGGCGGCCCCCGTAGGTGAGCGTCGTTGGCAAGCACCACAACCGGTATCGCCATGGGTAGGAGTTCGCCCATGTGATCGTTTTGGCCCCGTGGCAGCACAAGCCGGTTTGCCTGGCAGTGCTGACCACGCAGGCGATCTGGACTGCCTGAGTCTGAATGTGTGGTGCCCGCCCGCAGGTGATGGTCCTTGGCCGGTGATGGTCTGGATTCCCGGTGGTGGTTTCATGCGCGGTGGCGCATCCGACGCCTTGTACGACGGCAGTGCCATGGCCCGACAGGGCATTGTTTTTGTGTCGATCAACTACCGCATTGGCGTTGATGGCTTCATGCACTTTGACGATGCTGCGCCCAACCGGGGGCTGCAAGACCAACTGGCGGCGCTGCACTGGGTACAAGAGCACATTGCCATGTTTGGCGGCGACCCACGCCGCGTGACCGTGGCGGGTGTGTCGGCAGGCGCCGGCGCCATCACCCACCTGATGGGCTTGTCCAGCAGTGAGGCCTTGTTCGAGCGCGTCATTTTGCAAAGCCCCAGCATGCAAAGCCACAGCCTAGACGACGCACAGCGCATCCGCCATGCCTTGGCCGGTGTGCTGGGTGTTGCGCCCACGCGCCAAGCACTCGCCGCGGTACCGCTGGCCTCGCTGACCCGGGCATTGGCCTCGTTTATGGGCAATGAGGTCCTCAAAAAGCAATGGGGACTGCGCCCCAGAAATTACTTTCCCGTGCGCCCAGTGGTCGATGGCCAGCTGATTGAGATGGCGCCCTTGCCAGCGATTGAAAAGCGCCTGCTTTCGGGCGGTGCCAAGCGTGCGGTCTTGCTGGGCTCCAATGCCGAAGAAATGCGTTTCTACCTCGTACCCAACGGCGAGATTGATCGGATTGATGAGTCCAGGGTCTGGACCTTTGTAGAGGACATCGGCTGGTCAGCCCAAACCTTGGCCCAGACGCTGGACGGCTACCGGGCCGAGCGCCCACAAATAAGCATGGGCGATGCACTGAGCCGCATCCAGACCGACTATTTTTACGGCAAGCCCACCTTGGCTTTGGCGCAACTGCTGCACCAGGCCCATTGCCCCACCTTTTTGTACCGGTTTGAATGGCCATCGCCTTTGTATGGCGGGCGCTTGGGCGCAGCCCATGCCATGGAAATCCCATTTGTCTTGGGCAACACCCCATCAAGCCGAGCCCAGGAGTTCATTGGCGCGGTGGCACCACCCGATTTGGCCCACGACATGCACACCCGCTGGGCCATGTTTGTCAGGGGTGAGGCCATGTCCGATTGGGCTGACGCAGATGAGCGTTGGCGGGTGTTCAAAGTGGGGTGA
- a CDS encoding Bug family tripartite tricarboxylate transporter substrate binding protein, producing the protein MRNFSLPQAALLAATLTMGLASQAQTALQVVAQQPPGSGSDAMTRAWAECTSRQTGQPSVVQNKPGANGILAINYLKGQPADGQNVMTIGMSQMTITPFVHKQMPYDPIKDFDGVAVIGTSPLVLVVPAGSGVTKLADLGKVSASQAGGLNFGSPGKGSPAHLLTTALTESMKWPATHVPFVGEAAGLTALMGQQIQAMTLVIGTAAAQVKAGKLIPLAVFAAERSSLMPDVPTISEAGGPQALARPAWIAIVAKKGTPADVVAKLNEATNKCRNDSAYVTRMNAMNVTLTTSKPTDVALWAERDIAVWKPLIDKLGLASE; encoded by the coding sequence ATGAGAAATTTTTCCCTGCCCCAAGCCGCCTTGCTGGCCGCCACCTTGACCATGGGCTTGGCCAGCCAAGCTCAAACAGCCCTGCAGGTGGTCGCACAGCAGCCACCCGGCAGCGGCTCTGACGCCATGACCCGGGCCTGGGCAGAGTGCACCTCGCGTCAGACAGGACAGCCCTCTGTGGTTCAAAACAAGCCCGGCGCCAACGGCATCTTGGCCATCAACTACCTGAAAGGCCAGCCCGCCGACGGGCAAAACGTGATGACGATCGGTATGTCGCAGATGACCATCACGCCTTTTGTGCACAAGCAAATGCCCTACGACCCGATCAAGGACTTTGATGGTGTCGCTGTCATTGGCACCTCGCCACTGGTGCTGGTGGTCCCGGCGGGTTCGGGCGTGACCAAACTCGCCGATCTGGGCAAAGTGTCAGCGTCTCAAGCGGGTGGCTTGAACTTTGGCAGCCCTGGCAAAGGCAGCCCAGCCCACCTGCTGACCACGGCCTTGACCGAATCCATGAAATGGCCCGCCACGCATGTGCCTTTTGTGGGTGAAGCCGCCGGCCTGACCGCCTTGATGGGCCAACAAATTCAGGCCATGACGCTGGTGATTGGCACAGCGGCAGCGCAAGTCAAAGCGGGCAAACTGATTCCCCTGGCTGTTTTTGCGGCCGAGCGCTCCAGCCTCATGCCGGATGTGCCGACCATCAGCGAAGCCGGTGGCCCCCAAGCGCTGGCCCGCCCAGCCTGGATTGCCATCGTGGCCAAAAAAGGCACCCCTGCTGATGTGGTGGCCAAACTCAATGAAGCCACCAACAAGTGCCGCAACGACAGCGCTTACGTCACGCGCATGAACGCCATGAATGTGACCCTGACCACCAGCAAACCCACAGACGTGGCGCTCTGGGCCGAGCGCGACATCGCGGTCTGGAAACCCTTGATCGACAAACTGGGTCTGGCCAGTGAGTAA
- a CDS encoding TetR/AcrR family transcriptional regulator, with amino-acid sequence MKPNLHQVKRELTHERLLHSALTLVQEKGAGRLSIQAVAQAAGMTTGAVQHHFPSKAALMMQVLSLLIDSLESDTDFWPSPRWGLRRRSEHFVRQAWAQLYSQPRFASAWSAYLAAVDDVVMTAHIIEQRSLIQQRLRVQFLAAFPEIAIHRQAEAHMQFVLTTLRGLGLVRPFAPAAAIDSQLTLLSEFIQSIPTKPQETP; translated from the coding sequence ATGAAACCCAATTTGCACCAGGTCAAAAGAGAACTCACACATGAGCGTTTGCTCCACTCGGCCTTGACTCTGGTGCAAGAAAAAGGCGCGGGCAGGCTTTCCATCCAGGCGGTGGCCCAAGCCGCTGGCATGACCACCGGCGCGGTACAGCACCACTTCCCTTCCAAAGCGGCCTTGATGATGCAAGTGCTCAGCCTGCTGATCGATTCACTCGAAAGTGACACCGATTTTTGGCCCTCACCCCGCTGGGGATTGCGCCGCCGGTCAGAGCATTTCGTCCGACAAGCCTGGGCGCAGCTTTACAGCCAGCCGCGTTTTGCAAGCGCTTGGTCGGCCTACTTGGCTGCGGTTGATGATGTCGTCATGACCGCCCACATCATCGAGCAACGGTCCCTTATTCAACAGCGCCTGCGCGTGCAATTCTTGGCAGCATTCCCCGAGATCGCCATCCATCGACAGGCTGAAGCACACATGCAGTTTGTTTTGACCACATTGCGGGGCCTGGGCCTGGTTCGACCGTTCGCGCCCGCTGCCGCCATCGATTCGCAGTTGACCCTCTTGTCCGAGTTCATCCAGTCCATCCCCACAAAACCCCAGGAGACACCATGA
- a CDS encoding RecQ family ATP-dependent DNA helicase encodes MNTASHSQGPLPPKREFAEQHMHTILARLAGPGAVPRADQVDAVHAVLQPASRVLVVQATGWGKSAVYWAATHAIRSTGAGPTLVVSPLLALMRDQVSAAERAGLKAATVNSTNIDDWDKVFQRLDEDAIDVLLVSPERLGNPRFAARLGALLARVGLIVIDEAHCISDWGFDFRPDYQRLARALLSTPTASVLATTATANERVTLDIGKQLGDSTVTFRGTLARTSLTLSVVPGLSPLQRYAWIADALEQLPGSGIVYVLTVAEAERLTAFLRSCGHAVDAYSGQTDADTRLQVEERLRHNQVKAVVATSALGMGYDKPDLGFCVHVGSPSTPVAYYQQVGRAGRAVAHAEGVLLPSDADERIWDYFATASIPDAATAAKVLQSLGSDGRSLLEIEADTGVRRGRLEALLKILAVEGVVDKDGSAWQATGVPYEHDTAKWTALAQVRQQEAGIMRQYAHGQGCLMAYLQTALDDPAPAPCGRCSVCTGHLPFPGLSPSADKLIAARDFLRGMDVDIEQRKRWPGGVGRKGSIRGFDAGRAVAFADDPGWVAELQALRLATSGAGHGEVPPELLSGAVATLGRWAKNWPARPVCVLPLPTPNMAANRQLATHIAQKGRLPLHDVFSWQGGPAPDDSASTPVVAHLESAIRLAADAALPAGPVLLVATQVRTRWAATVAAALLRERGAAQVLVLALHLQP; translated from the coding sequence ATGAACACAGCCAGTCACTCGCAAGGACCATTGCCGCCTAAGCGCGAGTTCGCCGAGCAGCACATGCACACCATCCTGGCCCGCCTTGCCGGGCCGGGGGCAGTGCCCCGTGCCGACCAAGTGGACGCGGTGCATGCGGTGCTGCAACCGGCGTCGCGCGTGTTGGTGGTGCAAGCCACCGGATGGGGCAAGTCGGCGGTGTACTGGGCGGCCACGCACGCGATCCGCAGCACAGGCGCTGGCCCCACCTTGGTGGTGTCGCCCTTGCTGGCACTGATGCGCGACCAGGTCAGCGCCGCCGAGCGGGCGGGCCTCAAGGCGGCCACGGTGAACTCCACCAACATCGACGATTGGGACAAGGTGTTTCAGCGGCTGGACGAGGACGCCATTGACGTGCTGCTGGTCTCGCCCGAGCGGCTGGGCAACCCGCGCTTTGCAGCGCGGCTGGGCGCTTTGTTGGCCCGGGTAGGTTTGATCGTGATCGACGAAGCACATTGCATCAGCGACTGGGGGTTTGACTTCCGGCCCGATTACCAGCGGCTGGCGCGGGCGCTGCTGTCCACGCCCACGGCCAGCGTGTTGGCCACCACGGCCACGGCCAACGAGCGGGTCACGCTGGATATTGGCAAGCAGTTGGGCGATTCCACGGTGACCTTTCGCGGCACGCTGGCCCGCACTTCGCTCACTTTGTCGGTGGTGCCGGGTTTGTCGCCCTTGCAGCGCTACGCCTGGATTGCCGATGCGCTCGAACAATTGCCTGGCTCGGGCATTGTGTATGTGCTCACGGTGGCCGAGGCCGAGCGCTTGACGGCTTTTTTGCGCAGCTGCGGCCATGCGGTGGACGCCTACAGCGGGCAAACCGATGCCGACACGCGTTTGCAAGTGGAAGAGCGTTTGCGCCACAACCAGGTCAAGGCGGTGGTGGCCACGTCGGCGCTGGGCATGGGTTACGACAAGCCGGACCTGGGGTTTTGTGTGCATGTGGGCTCGCCCTCGACCCCGGTGGCCTATTACCAGCAGGTCGGGCGTGCGGGCCGGGCGGTGGCGCATGCCGAAGGAGTGTTGTTGCCGTCAGATGCCGACGAGCGGATTTGGGATTACTTTGCCACCGCGTCAATTCCAGATGCTGCGACAGCCGCCAAGGTGTTGCAAAGCTTGGGCAGCGATGGGCGCAGCTTGCTCGAGATCGAGGCGGACACCGGCGTGCGCCGGGGGCGGCTGGAAGCGCTGCTCAAAATTTTGGCGGTCGAAGGCGTGGTGGACAAAGACGGCTCTGCGTGGCAGGCCACGGGTGTGCCGTATGAGCACGACACGGCCAAATGGACCGCGCTGGCCCAGGTGCGTCAGCAAGAGGCGGGCATCATGCGCCAGTACGCACACGGCCAGGGCTGTCTGATGGCCTATTTGCAGACCGCGCTGGACGATCCAGCGCCCGCGCCGTGTGGCCGATGCTCGGTGTGTACCGGGCATTTGCCGTTTCCGGGGCTGTCGCCTTCAGCCGACAAACTGATCGCCGCAAGGGACTTTTTGCGCGGCATGGATGTGGACATCGAGCAGCGCAAACGCTGGCCGGGTGGGGTGGGGCGCAAGGGGAGCATTCGGGGCTTTGATGCGGGCCGTGCTGTGGCCTTTGCCGACGACCCCGGTTGGGTGGCCGAGCTGCAGGCTTTGCGCCTGGCCACCAGCGGGGCAGGTCATGGCGAGGTGCCGCCTGAGCTGCTGTCCGGGGCTGTGGCCACGCTGGGCCGTTGGGCCAAAAACTGGCCTGCGCGGCCCGTGTGTGTGTTGCCACTGCCCACGCCCAACATGGCGGCCAACCGGCAATTGGCGACGCACATTGCGCAAAAAGGCCGTTTGCCTTTGCACGATGTGTTCAGCTGGCAGGGCGGCCCCGCGCCCGATGACAGCGCCTCCACGCCCGTGGTGGCGCACCTGGAGTCGGCCATCCGCCTGGCTGCCGATGCCGCGCTGCCCGCAGGTCCGGTGCTGCTGGTGGCTACCCAAGTGCGCACCCGTTGGGCTGCCACAGTGGCAGCGGCGCTGCTGCGCGAACGTGGGGCCGCTCAGGTGCTCGTGCTGGCTTTGCATTTGCAGCCTTGA